The following coding sequences are from one Novosphingobium sp. Gsoil 351 window:
- a CDS encoding DUF445 domain-containing protein, with protein MRRTATGLLVAMAGLFFVARTFRDVHPVWGYVLAFAEAGMIGGMADWFAVTALFRHPLGIPIPHTAIIPVNKDRIADTMAGFLQDNFLTVPVISRRIQAMNVAQALGDFLSDPREAEGMQGTRLRAGVANLIGDVLESLDPEKLGGLAKGALRSQLEKLDVAPLLGQLLGAAIADKRHMPLFEDFVRWSGGVLEDNEPMIRTMIHERANAIVRWTKLDETLANAILDGLYKLLAETVVVPDHPVRLKVEQGLEDLAHKLVHDPAMQAKVASLKREVLANPAFARWLDGMWERGRAALLRATRDPHSALSGQFGESIAELGGALQRDVRLQHLVNRFARRTVVGTATRYGDQIVRLVSETVRRWDARTVTGRIEGAVGRDLQFIRINGTLVGGLVGVLIHAIDTVL; from the coding sequence ATGCGCCGTACCGCCACCGGGTTGCTCGTGGCCATGGCCGGTCTGTTCTTCGTCGCGCGCACATTCCGCGATGTGCATCCGGTGTGGGGCTATGTCCTGGCCTTCGCCGAGGCGGGGATGATCGGCGGGATGGCAGACTGGTTCGCCGTGACCGCGCTGTTCCGCCACCCGCTGGGCATTCCGATCCCGCACACCGCGATCATCCCGGTCAACAAGGACCGCATCGCCGATACGATGGCCGGGTTCCTCCAGGACAACTTCCTCACGGTGCCGGTGATCTCGCGCCGCATCCAGGCGATGAACGTCGCCCAGGCGCTCGGCGATTTCCTCTCCGATCCCCGCGAGGCCGAGGGTATGCAAGGCACCCGCCTGCGCGCAGGGGTAGCCAACCTGATCGGCGACGTGCTCGAATCGCTCGATCCTGAAAAGCTCGGCGGACTGGCCAAGGGCGCGCTACGCAGCCAGCTCGAGAAACTCGACGTCGCCCCGCTGCTGGGCCAGCTGCTCGGCGCGGCGATTGCCGACAAGCGCCACATGCCGCTGTTCGAGGACTTCGTGCGCTGGAGTGGCGGCGTGCTCGAGGACAACGAGCCGATGATTCGGACGATGATCCACGAGCGCGCGAATGCCATCGTGCGGTGGACCAAGCTCGACGAGACGCTCGCCAACGCGATCCTCGACGGGCTCTACAAGCTGCTCGCCGAGACCGTGGTGGTGCCCGATCACCCGGTCCGGCTGAAGGTCGAGCAGGGGCTCGAAGACCTCGCCCACAAGCTGGTCCACGACCCGGCGATGCAGGCCAAGGTCGCCAGCCTCAAGCGCGAAGTTCTGGCCAACCCGGCGTTCGCGCGCTGGCTCGACGGAATGTGGGAACGCGGCCGCGCGGCATTGCTGCGCGCCACCCGCGATCCGCACAGCGCGCTGTCAGGCCAGTTCGGCGAGAGCATCGCCGAGCTGGGAGGGGCGTTACAGCGCGATGTGCGCCTTCAGCACCTGGTCAACCGTTTCGCCCGACGGACGGTGGTCGGCACCGCGACGCGCTATGGCGACCAGATCGTCCGGCTGGTTTCGGAGACGGTGCGCCGCTGGGACGCCCGCACGGTGACCGGCCGGATCGAAGGCGCGGTCGGCCGAGATCTCCAGTTCATCCGAATCAACGGCACGCTGGTCGGCGGGCTGGTCGGGGTGCTGATCCATGCAATCGACACGGTGCTGTGA
- a CDS encoding GNAT family N-acetyltransferase → MPVLVTERLELWRPQASDRAGLRALIGPGEVRRFLGGMEANDADVFARLLRNAGSWALYGYGTFMVRHRGRPEIVGNCGVFHSWRGFGPSLDDVAEAGWIVGKSAWGKGYAQEAMAAALDWFEREHGAQPTLCMIEQGHRASEAVAAKLGYVACDRVAEKDERPLIVYRRPAANSGAKPLAEWTRAQPA, encoded by the coding sequence GTGCCTGTCCTAGTCACCGAAAGGCTCGAGCTGTGGCGCCCGCAGGCGAGCGACCGCGCGGGCCTGCGCGCGCTGATCGGCCCGGGAGAGGTGCGCCGCTTCCTCGGCGGGATGGAAGCGAACGACGCCGACGTATTTGCCAGGCTGCTGCGCAATGCAGGAAGCTGGGCGCTCTACGGTTACGGCACTTTCATGGTTCGCCATCGGGGGCGACCGGAGATCGTCGGCAACTGCGGGGTGTTTCACTCATGGCGCGGGTTCGGGCCGAGCCTCGACGACGTCGCCGAAGCGGGCTGGATCGTGGGCAAGAGCGCGTGGGGCAAGGGCTATGCCCAGGAAGCCATGGCCGCGGCACTCGACTGGTTCGAGCGTGAGCACGGCGCGCAGCCGACGCTGTGCATGATCGAGCAGGGACACCGCGCCTCGGAGGCGGTGGCGGCGAAGCTCGGGTATGTGGCTTGCGATCGGGTGGCAGAGAAGGACGAGCGGCCGTTGATCGTTTATCGGCGTCCCGCTGCGAACTCCGGAGCCAAACCGCTTGCCGAGTGGACGCGAGCCCAGCCAGCCTGA
- a CDS encoding electron transfer flavoprotein subunit alpha/FixB family protein: MNTLIWVEHDNASVKDATLAVVTAAAKLGDVTALVAGAGCEGAAQAAAQIAGVSKVLKADDAAYANELAENVAPLVAGLMANYDAFLAPATTTGKNIAPRIAALLDVMQISDILSVEGPKTFTRPIYAGNAIATVESSDAKLVITVRGTAFAKAETSGGSASVEAVSGPGESGLSSFVGSEIAKSERPELTSAKIIVSGGRALKDAETFQQVIIPLADKLGAGVGASRAAVDAGYVPNDYQVGQTGKIVAPQVYIAIGISGAIQHLAGMKDSKTIIAINKDEDAPIFQVADIGLVGDLFNLVPELTGKL; encoded by the coding sequence GTGAACACGCTGATCTGGGTCGAGCATGACAACGCGAGCGTCAAGGACGCCACCCTGGCGGTCGTCACCGCGGCCGCCAAGCTGGGCGACGTCACCGCGCTGGTCGCGGGTGCAGGCTGCGAGGGCGCGGCGCAGGCCGCCGCGCAGATCGCGGGGGTGAGCAAGGTGCTCAAGGCCGACGATGCGGCCTATGCCAACGAACTGGCCGAGAACGTCGCGCCTTTGGTTGCTGGCCTAATGGCCAACTACGACGCGTTCCTCGCACCCGCCACCACGACCGGCAAGAACATCGCCCCGCGGATCGCTGCCCTGCTCGACGTGATGCAGATCAGCGACATCCTCTCGGTCGAAGGCCCCAAGACCTTCACCCGTCCGATCTATGCCGGCAACGCCATCGCCACGGTCGAATCGAGCGACGCGAAGCTGGTCATCACCGTGCGCGGCACCGCGTTCGCCAAGGCCGAAACCAGCGGCGGCTCGGCCAGCGTCGAGGCGGTCAGCGGTCCCGGCGAATCGGGTCTGTCGAGCTTTGTCGGCTCGGAAATCGCCAAGAGCGAGCGCCCCGAACTGACGTCGGCGAAAATCATCGTCTCGGGCGGCCGCGCGCTCAAGGATGCCGAGACGTTCCAGCAGGTGATCATTCCGCTCGCCGACAAGCTCGGCGCGGGCGTCGGCGCGAGCCGTGCTGCGGTCGATGCCGGTTACGTCCCCAACGATTACCAGGTTGGCCAGACCGGCAAGATCGTCGCCCCGCAGGTCTACATCGCGATCGGCATCTCGGGCGCGATCCAGCATCTTGCCGGGATGAAGGACTCCAAGACCATCATCGCGATCAACAAGGACGAAGACGCCCCGATCTTTCAGGTGGCGGACATCGGGCTGGTGGGCGACCTGTTCAATTTGGTGCCGGAGCTGACGGGGAAGCTGTGA
- a CDS encoding electron transfer flavoprotein subunit beta/FixA family protein: MKALVCVKRVIDYNVKPRVKSDGTGVDLANVKMSMNPFDEIAVEEAIRLKEKGAVTEIVAVSVGPQKVQETLRTALAMGADRAILVMIDDEVEPLAVAKIVKAIADEEQPGIIITGKQAIDDDSNQVGQMVAALLGRPQGTFANELTVEGETITVKREIDGGLETVKLTAPAVVTTDLRLNEPRYASLPNIMKAKNKPMAQKTPADYGVDTAPRLKTLKVSEPPVRSAGIKVGSVDELVAKLKEMGVVS; this comes from the coding sequence ATGAAAGCCCTGGTCTGCGTCAAGCGGGTGATCGATTACAACGTGAAGCCGCGGGTCAAGTCCGACGGCACCGGCGTCGATCTCGCCAACGTCAAGATGAGCATGAACCCGTTCGACGAGATCGCGGTCGAGGAAGCGATCCGGCTCAAGGAAAAGGGCGCGGTCACCGAAATCGTCGCGGTCTCGGTCGGGCCGCAGAAGGTGCAGGAAACGCTGCGCACCGCGCTGGCGATGGGCGCCGATCGCGCGATCCTGGTGATGATCGACGACGAGGTCGAGCCGCTCGCCGTCGCCAAGATCGTCAAGGCGATCGCCGACGAGGAACAGCCGGGGATCATCATCACCGGCAAGCAGGCGATCGACGACGACAGCAACCAGGTCGGCCAGATGGTCGCGGCGCTACTTGGGCGCCCGCAGGGCACCTTTGCCAACGAGCTGACGGTCGAGGGCGAGACGATCACGGTCAAGCGCGAGATCGACGGCGGGCTCGAGACCGTGAAGCTGACCGCTCCGGCGGTGGTCACCACCGACTTGCGCCTCAACGAGCCGCGCTATGCGTCGTTGCCCAACATCATGAAGGCCAAGAACAAGCCGATGGCGCAGAAGACGCCCGCCGATTACGGCGTGGACACCGCGCCGCGTTTGAAGACGCTGAAAGTCAGCGAGCCGCCGGTGCGCAGCGCGGGGATCAAGGTCGGCTCGGTCGATGAATTGGTCGCCAAGCTCAAGGAAATGGGAGTGGTCTCGTGA
- the sucC gene encoding ADP-forming succinate--CoA ligase subunit beta, with the protein MNIHEYQAKELLAKAGIAVPAGYPALNVEEAVAAAKKLPGPLWVVKAQIHAGGRGKGKYKELPAEAKGGVRLAKSLEEVEANAREMLGNTLVTIQTGESGKQVNRLYVTDGVDIAKEYYLALLVDRASGRVAMVVSTEGGMSIEDVAHDTPEKITTLTIDPAQGFQPHHGREVAYALKLTGETNKAAQKLARQLYDAFLATDCSMLEINPLVETVDGKLLVLDAKMSFDSNAMYRHPDIEALRDETEEDPAEVEASKSDLAYIKLDGNIGCMVNGAGLAMATMDIIKLNGAFPANFLDVGGGASKEKVTAAFKIILSDPAVEGILVNIFGGIMKCDIIADGIVAAAKEVNLSVPLVVRLEGTNVEQGKAILASSGLAIVPANDLGDAARKIVAEVKKAA; encoded by the coding sequence ATGAACATTCATGAATACCAGGCCAAGGAATTGCTCGCCAAAGCCGGCATCGCGGTGCCCGCGGGCTATCCGGCGCTGAACGTGGAAGAGGCGGTCGCCGCCGCAAAGAAGCTTCCCGGCCCGCTATGGGTGGTCAAGGCGCAGATCCACGCAGGCGGGCGCGGCAAGGGCAAATACAAGGAACTGCCCGCCGAGGCCAAGGGCGGGGTCCGGCTGGCGAAGTCGCTTGAAGAGGTCGAGGCCAACGCGCGCGAAATGCTCGGCAACACGCTGGTGACGATCCAGACCGGCGAGAGCGGCAAGCAGGTCAACCGGCTCTATGTCACCGACGGAGTGGATATCGCCAAGGAATACTATCTCGCGCTGCTGGTCGATCGCGCCAGTGGACGGGTGGCGATGGTCGTGTCGACCGAGGGTGGGATGAGCATCGAGGACGTTGCGCACGACACCCCCGAGAAGATCACCACGCTGACCATCGACCCCGCGCAAGGCTTCCAGCCGCACCACGGCCGCGAGGTCGCTTATGCGCTAAAGTTGACCGGCGAGACCAACAAGGCCGCACAAAAGCTGGCGCGGCAGCTCTACGACGCGTTTCTCGCGACCGACTGCTCGATGCTCGAGATCAATCCGCTGGTCGAAACCGTCGATGGCAAGCTCCTCGTCCTCGATGCGAAGATGAGCTTCGATTCGAACGCGATGTACCGCCACCCGGACATCGAGGCGTTGCGCGACGAGACCGAGGAGGACCCCGCCGAGGTCGAGGCCAGCAAGTCCGATCTCGCCTACATCAAGCTCGACGGCAACATCGGCTGCATGGTCAACGGCGCAGGCCTGGCGATGGCGACGATGGACATCATCAAATTGAACGGCGCGTTTCCTGCCAATTTCCTCGACGTGGGTGGCGGCGCGAGCAAGGAAAAGGTCACCGCGGCGTTCAAGATCATCCTGTCGGACCCGGCGGTCGAGGGCATCCTCGTCAACATCTTCGGCGGGATCATGAAATGCGACATCATCGCCGACGGCATCGTTGCGGCGGCGAAGGAAGTGAACCTTTCAGTGCCGCTGGTGGTCCGCCTCGAAGGCACCAATGTCGAGCAGGGCAAGGCGATCCTCGCCAGTTCCGGGCTGGCGATCGTTCCCGCCAACGACCTTGGCGACGCCGCGCGCAAGATCGTGGCCGAAGTAAAGAAGGCGGCGTGA
- a CDS encoding 3'(2'),5'-bisphosphate nucleotidase CysQ, whose product MIDRARLEQIVRQAGATALATWPGHGHALEVWDKSPNNPVCAADIAVDAFLKRELGALLPSAGWLSEETVDHPERLERGLCWLVDPIDGTRDFIGGRPGWAVSVALVSEGRPLFGMLAAPARLIEGEPEFWSAEAGQGAWRNGVALTASRRLALAGSRVPADALPGPDADLVTVYKPNSIALRIAMVAANEADLLATLRWGFEWDVAAATLIAREAGAAVSDAFGQPLAYNKRDPRAFGVLVTAPAIHEAAVERLAERAEKLGR is encoded by the coding sequence GTGATCGATCGTGCCCGCCTCGAACAGATCGTCCGCCAAGCCGGCGCGACCGCGCTCGCGACTTGGCCGGGGCACGGCCACGCGCTGGAGGTCTGGGACAAATCACCCAACAACCCGGTCTGCGCCGCGGACATCGCTGTCGATGCGTTCCTCAAGCGCGAACTGGGTGCGCTGCTCCCATCGGCCGGTTGGCTTTCCGAGGAAACCGTCGATCATCCCGAGCGGCTCGAACGCGGACTGTGCTGGTTGGTCGATCCGATTGACGGCACCCGCGATTTCATCGGCGGGCGGCCTGGCTGGGCGGTATCCGTGGCGCTGGTCAGCGAGGGACGACCGCTGTTCGGGATGCTTGCGGCGCCCGCCCGGTTGATCGAGGGTGAGCCCGAATTCTGGAGCGCCGAGGCGGGGCAAGGCGCGTGGCGCAACGGGGTGGCGCTTACCGCAAGCCGACGCCTCGCGCTTGCCGGATCGCGCGTTCCCGCCGATGCCCTGCCGGGTCCCGACGCCGATCTAGTTACCGTCTACAAGCCCAACTCCATCGCGCTGCGGATCGCGATGGTGGCCGCCAACGAGGCTGACTTGCTCGCCACCTTGCGTTGGGGGTTTGAATGGGACGTCGCCGCGGCCACGCTGATTGCGCGCGAAGCAGGTGCCGCGGTCAGCGACGCGTTCGGCCAGCCGCTCGCCTACAACAAACGCGATCCGCGCGCCTTCGGCGTGCTGGTCACCGCGCCCGCGATCCATGAGGCGGCGGTTGAGCGACTGGCGGAGCGGGCGGAAAAGCTGGGGCGCTGA
- a CDS encoding aldo/keto reductase yields the protein MPITSRTIAGRAVNPIGLGCMSLSWAYGTPPSDEDGAKLLERALDLGYNNLDTARIYGLGHNETLIGKTLAARRNEFFLASKTGIIVDGDKRRIDCRPETIRAALDESLRLLNTERIDLYYLHRRDFTVPIEESIGALADLVASGKIGSIGLSEMSAETLRKADAVHPIAAMQTEYSLMTRNPEIAVLDVCRELGTTFVAFSPVGRGALAGGVRDAGALGAKDIRRSMPRFGGENWAANRELLDRFEAIAAREGVTPAQLSLAWVLSRGDHVVTIPGTANIAHLEENIARWDWELPAAVSAELDSLINRETVAGGRYAEAMQRTIDTEEFA from the coding sequence ATGCCGATAACCTCCCGCACGATCGCCGGTCGCGCCGTGAACCCCATCGGGCTTGGCTGCATGTCGCTGAGCTGGGCTTACGGCACCCCGCCGTCGGACGAGGACGGCGCCAAGCTTCTCGAACGCGCGCTCGACCTTGGGTACAACAACCTCGATACCGCGCGCATCTATGGCCTCGGCCATAACGAGACTCTGATCGGCAAGACGCTTGCGGCCAGGCGCAACGAGTTTTTCCTCGCGTCCAAGACCGGGATCATCGTCGATGGCGACAAGCGCCGGATCGATTGCCGCCCCGAAACGATCCGCGCCGCGCTCGACGAATCGCTGCGTCTGCTCAACACCGAACGGATCGACCTTTACTATCTCCACCGCCGCGATTTCACCGTGCCGATCGAGGAGTCGATCGGGGCGCTGGCGGACTTGGTCGCCTCCGGCAAGATCGGCTCGATCGGACTGTCGGAGATGTCTGCGGAGACGCTGCGCAAGGCCGACGCGGTGCATCCGATCGCGGCGATGCAGACCGAATACTCGCTGATGACCCGAAACCCGGAAATCGCGGTGCTCGACGTCTGCCGTGAATTGGGGACGACGTTCGTGGCGTTCTCGCCTGTCGGCCGCGGGGCGCTGGCAGGCGGGGTGCGCGATGCGGGCGCGCTTGGCGCAAAAGACATCCGCCGTTCCATGCCGCGCTTTGGCGGGGAGAACTGGGCGGCCAATCGTGAGCTGCTCGACCGCTTCGAGGCGATCGCCGCGCGCGAGGGCGTGACCCCGGCGCAGCTCTCGCTCGCTTGGGTGCTCTCGCGCGGCGACCATGTGGTGACGATCCCCGGCACCGCAAACATCGCGCACCTGGAAGAAAACATCGCCCGGTGGGATTGGGAACTGCCCGCCGCGGTCAGCGCCGAGCTTGATTCGCTGATCAACCGCGAAACCGTCGCGGGCGGACGCTACGCCGAAGCGATGCAGCGCACGATAGACACCGAGGAGTTCGCGTAG
- a CDS encoding OmpA family protein: MLSTRLLGASLAAVSLVSLSACVTDPNTGERKVSRTAIGGVGGAVLGGLLGGVIGGKTGRIVGAGLGGVGGAVVGYQMDKQIKELKEQTAGSGIDVSTTDNGQAILVNLPDGVTFATDSSAISPNFRTTLDQIAQSLRDYPNSLIDVYGHTDSTGSDQYNQALSERRAKAVSDYLTSRGVSASRVRWQGFGETQPIASNDTVDGRARNRRVEIKIVPITQEDVAAARGGQ; this comes from the coding sequence ATGCTCTCCACCCGTCTTCTTGGCGCAAGCCTCGCCGCCGTCTCGCTCGTCAGCCTTTCGGCCTGCGTCACCGATCCCAACACCGGCGAGCGCAAGGTCTCGCGCACCGCGATCGGCGGGGTTGGCGGGGCCGTCCTCGGAGGTCTGCTGGGCGGGGTGATCGGCGGCAAGACCGGGCGCATCGTCGGCGCGGGGCTGGGCGGCGTCGGCGGCGCGGTCGTCGGCTATCAGATGGACAAGCAGATCAAGGAACTCAAGGAACAGACTGCGGGTTCGGGGATCGACGTGTCGACGACCGACAATGGCCAGGCGATCCTGGTCAACTTGCCCGACGGGGTGACCTTCGCCACCGACAGCTCGGCGATTTCGCCCAACTTCCGCACCACGCTCGACCAGATCGCACAATCGCTGCGCGACTATCCCAACAGCCTGATAGACGTCTACGGACATACCGATTCGACCGGGTCGGACCAGTACAACCAGGCGTTGTCCGAACGCCGCGCCAAGGCGGTCAGCGACTATCTGACCAGCCGCGGCGTCTCGGCTTCGCGGGTGCGCTGGCAGGGCTTTGGCGAAACCCAGCCGATCGCCTCGAACGATACGGTCGATGGCCGCGCGCGCAATCGCAGGGTCGAGATCAAGATCGTGCCGATCACTCAGGAAGACGTCGCCGCGGCGCGCGGCGGGCAGTAG
- a CDS encoding hemolysin family protein has translation MTPFPWSDVLIIAGLILLNGLFSMSELAIVSARTARLKIAAEEGSSGAATALRLAADPGKFLSSVQIGITLVGIIAGAFSGSRLGGPVGQRLELAGLSHRYAEQAGFALVIVLTTYFSLVVGELVPKQLALRAAEPIAKVAARPMVIVAMVTAPFVWLLDRSSSTIMRLFGFAKGGENLLTAEELQMIFAEATRHGVIEEGERAIMSGIMRLADRPVREVMTPRTEVDFIERRATEAEIRAAMIASPHSLIPIADGSIDTIVGVAKVKDIQAVLLRGRKVQLTRLMRKPAIVPDQLDAMDALGVLQTADVAMALVHDEYGHLEGVVTPADLLSAIAGNFVSHQDEGDEPMWIEREDGSLLVSGALPADVMGDRLGLDLPHDRDYATAAGYVLSVMKRLPQEGERFDEQGWRFEVVDMDGRKIDKLLVCRLRKAREEDAPE, from the coding sequence GTGACGCCATTTCCCTGGTCCGATGTCCTGATCATCGCAGGGCTGATCCTGCTCAACGGCCTGTTTTCCATGTCGGAACTGGCGATTGTCTCTGCGCGCACCGCGCGCCTAAAGATCGCGGCGGAGGAGGGCAGCAGCGGCGCCGCCACGGCGCTGCGCTTGGCTGCCGATCCAGGCAAGTTCCTTTCCAGCGTCCAGATCGGGATCACCCTGGTGGGGATCATCGCAGGCGCGTTTTCTGGCTCGCGACTGGGAGGGCCGGTCGGCCAGCGCCTGGAATTGGCCGGGCTGTCGCACCGCTATGCGGAACAGGCCGGGTTCGCGCTGGTCATCGTGCTGACCACCTACTTCAGCCTGGTCGTAGGCGAACTGGTGCCCAAGCAACTCGCGTTGCGCGCCGCCGAGCCGATCGCCAAAGTCGCCGCGCGACCGATGGTGATCGTGGCGATGGTGACCGCGCCGTTCGTGTGGCTGCTCGATCGTTCGTCGAGCACGATCATGCGCCTGTTCGGCTTCGCCAAGGGCGGGGAGAACCTGCTCACCGCCGAGGAACTCCAGATGATCTTCGCCGAGGCCACCCGCCACGGGGTGATCGAGGAAGGCGAGCGCGCGATCATGAGCGGAATTATGCGTCTCGCCGACCGCCCAGTGCGCGAGGTGATGACCCCGCGCACCGAAGTCGATTTCATCGAGCGCCGCGCGACCGAAGCCGAGATTCGCGCGGCGATGATCGCCAGCCCGCACTCGCTGATACCGATCGCCGACGGATCGATCGACACGATCGTCGGGGTGGCCAAGGTCAAGGACATCCAGGCGGTGCTGTTGCGCGGGCGCAAGGTCCAGCTGACGCGGCTGATGAGAAAGCCCGCGATCGTCCCCGACCAGCTCGACGCGATGGACGCGCTGGGAGTGCTCCAGACCGCCGACGTGGCGATGGCGCTGGTTCACGACGAGTACGGCCACCTCGAAGGCGTGGTGACCCCGGCGGATCTGCTTTCGGCCATCGCCGGCAATTTCGTCAGCCACCAGGACGAGGGCGATGAGCCGATGTGGATCGAGCGCGAAGACGGCTCGCTGCTGGTCTCGGGCGCGTTGCCCGCCGACGTGATGGGCGATCGCCTCGGCCTCGATTTGCCCCACGACCGCGATTATGCGACCGCGGCGGGCTACGTCCTGTCGGTGATGAAACGCCTGCCTCAGGAAGGCGAGCGCTTCGACGAGCAGGGCTGGCGGTTCGAGGTCGTCGACATGGACGGGCGCAAGATCGACAAGCTGCTGGTGTGCCGGTTGCGCAAGGCGCGCGAGGAAGATGCCCCGGAATAG
- a CDS encoding DUF3035 domain-containing protein: protein MRTLPTLLVLSAALAGCGSTGFLNRERPDEFAVSRQAPLVVPPDFALTPPNPGAPRPQDNDASSQALDALFGGPAPRSQVEKDALGRAGASAAGIRSTVGDPQTNTVAKGSVTRDILAAPEGDGREAQAAIPAQG from the coding sequence ATGCGCACTCTCCCCACCCTTCTCGTCCTTTCGGCAGCGCTGGCAGGTTGCGGCTCGACCGGGTTCCTCAACCGCGAGCGGCCCGACGAATTCGCGGTCTCACGCCAGGCGCCGCTGGTGGTCCCGCCCGATTTCGCTCTGACTCCGCCCAACCCCGGTGCCCCGCGTCCTCAGGACAACGACGCCAGCAGCCAGGCACTCGACGCGCTGTTCGGCGGACCCGCGCCGCGCAGCCAGGTGGAAAAGGACGCGCTGGGTCGCGCCGGGGCTTCGGCTGCCGGCATCCGCAGCACCGTCGGCGATCCGCAGACCAATACTGTCGCGAAGGGTAGCGTCACCCGCGACATCCTCGCCGCCCCCGAAGGCGACGGCCGCGAGGCGCAGGCGGCGATTCCCGCGCAGGGTTAA
- the lspA gene encoding signal peptidase II translates to MTHRASGYALALGVFALDQLVKWLMLAPLALREVGQVVLLPIFNFTYVENHGVSLGMLTADSDAQRWALVAVTAAIAVGVAVWISREKNRWDIVALGLVLGGALGNIVDRARFGYVVDFLDLHFGAFRPFMVFNVADAAITCGVVLLLARSLLLRDKPAKPAPNSAGDAPAPETLH, encoded by the coding sequence ATGACCCACCGCGCTTCCGGCTACGCACTCGCGCTCGGCGTGTTTGCGCTCGACCAGCTGGTCAAGTGGCTCATGCTCGCGCCGCTCGCGCTGCGCGAGGTGGGGCAGGTGGTCCTCTTGCCGATCTTCAACTTCACTTATGTCGAAAACCACGGCGTCAGCCTGGGGATGCTGACCGCCGACAGCGACGCGCAGCGCTGGGCGCTGGTCGCGGTCACCGCGGCGATCGCCGTCGGGGTGGCGGTGTGGATCAGCCGCGAGAAGAACCGCTGGGACATCGTCGCGCTCGGCCTCGTCCTTGGCGGCGCGCTCGGCAACATCGTCGATCGCGCGCGGTTCGGTTACGTGGTCGACTTCCTCGACCTCCACTTCGGCGCGTTTCGCCCGTTCATGGTGTTCAACGTCGCCGATGCGGCGATCACCTGCGGGGTCGTGCTGCTACTTGCCCGCTCGCTGCTTTTGCGCGACAAGCCCGCCAAACCTGCCCCAAATTCAGCCGGCGACGCGCCGGCTCCGGAGACTCTTCACTGA